Proteins encoded in a region of the Pseudomonadota bacterium genome:
- a CDS encoding DUF2786 domain-containing protein, with protein MEIQKVIQTIQDLCQKTVNRGCTEAEAMAAAHKIGQLMKVYNLSMDRVFLGEAKCVDGVIPTGRKRRHPIDLCVTAIAEFCDCRIWYGWEKAYHLFGLSTDVEMAKYLYGIILDAMDTATTGYKDSESYKLGKGSYDIRCPRKKLSVSFQKGMSNRISHRLREMMQARHVEERAEAPVIMEVDEITGESISTGTSLITVKRDKVKDAFDQLGIRLKKAARNPCYNDNSAFRKGQEAGDKVNLNRPLPGNVVGYLE; from the coding sequence ATGGAAATTCAAAAAGTTATTCAGACCATTCAGGATTTGTGTCAGAAGACGGTCAATCGTGGTTGCACAGAAGCCGAAGCGATGGCGGCGGCTCACAAGATTGGTCAATTGATGAAGGTGTATAACCTATCAATGGACCGAGTATTCTTGGGTGAAGCCAAGTGTGTGGATGGGGTAATTCCCACGGGCCGGAAGCGAAGGCATCCCATTGACCTCTGCGTGACGGCGATTGCAGAGTTTTGCGATTGTCGTATTTGGTATGGGTGGGAGAAAGCCTATCATCTGTTTGGTCTTTCGACCGATGTTGAAATGGCGAAGTATCTCTATGGCATTATTTTGGATGCGATGGATACGGCCACTACTGGCTACAAGGATTCAGAATCCTACAAGTTGGGCAAGGGTTCCTATGACATTCGATGTCCTCGGAAGAAATTGAGTGTGAGTTTTCAGAAGGGGATGTCGAACCGCATATCTCACAGGCTGCGGGAAATGATGCAAGCCCGTCATGTTGAGGAGCGGGCAGAGGCCCCTGTGATTATGGAAGTTGATGAAATCACGGGCGAGAGCATAAGCACCGGAACCAGTTTGATTACGGTGAAGCGTGACAAGGTGAAGGATGCATTCGATCAATTGGGTATTCGATTGAAGAAAGCTGCCCGCAATCCTTGTTACAACGACAATTCAGCTTTCAGAAAAGGCCAAGAGGCTGGTGACAAGGTGAATCTCAATCGGCCTTTGCCGGGCAACGTGGTAGGGTATTTGGAATAA
- a CDS encoding J domain-containing protein: protein MGVSFLVEGIHYSGGQKLGAIYMVGKIKKPKKGFLDGYKTYDPSTGRGNRAEWRSAWDERMNHAEASATLKKDDPFDVLGFTFKPSRAELDKRYRELAMQHHPDHGGDPIEFKRIHAAWSLLSEQL, encoded by the coding sequence GTGGGTGTTTCCTTTTTGGTGGAAGGAATACACTACAGTGGCGGGCAGAAGTTGGGGGCCATTTACATGGTTGGTAAAATAAAGAAGCCCAAGAAGGGTTTTTTGGACGGATACAAGACCTACGATCCCAGTACGGGTCGGGGCAATCGTGCCGAGTGGCGTTCTGCTTGGGATGAGAGGATGAATCATGCGGAAGCATCGGCCACGTTGAAAAAGGATGATCCCTTTGACGTATTGGGATTTACTTTCAAGCCGAGTCGAGCAGAGTTGGACAAGCGGTATCGAGAATTGGCAATGCAACACCACCCAGATCATGGCGGTGATCCGATTGAATTCAAGCGGATACATGCTGCGTGGTCGCTTTTGTCGGAGCAATTATGA